A single window of Dermacentor albipictus isolate Rhodes 1998 colony chromosome 1, USDA_Dalb.pri_finalv2, whole genome shotgun sequence DNA harbors:
- the LOC135901110 gene encoding uncharacterized protein: MKAILRLLAAVLLAAAVSAAAETKKKNDKKDDGKIEGRGLLHPGAGAVVFPGFPGVCPPCPCGYGGAVGGIGGGYGGGYGAGAGGVGGGYGAGYGAGAGGVGGGYRGAAGGVAGGYGGAGGGTAGGVAGGYGGASGGAAGGAGGGYGGAGAGAAGGVAGGYGGAGAGAAGGVAGGYGGAAGGAAGGVAAGGAAGGYGAGGAAGGVGGGRGVAGGVRGAGLVGGGPGVVGGPGVVGGAAAVSGFKGGAGFNGGAAGQQAGQGSFAYNVGGSDKMEYGHSSSYGDSKSFGMSSSEGFNRAQGQGSQGGAFKSHAAGAGGAVASAGAKVVG; the protein is encoded by the coding sequence CTTCGTCTTCTGGCTGCTGTACTCCTCGCGGCAGCTGTGTCTGCTGCTGcggagacaaaaaagaaaaacgataagAAGGATGACGGCAAAATAGAGGGCCGTGGACTGCTTCATCCCGGCGCCGGCGCAGTAGTCTTTCCTGGCTTCCCTGGAGTCTGTCCACCGTGCCCTTGCGGTTACGGCGGTGCTGTTGGTGGTATAGGCGGTGGCTACGGAGGCGGCTATGGCGCAGGAGCCGGTGGAGTAGGAGGTGGCTATGGAGCTGGCTATGGCGCAGGAGCCGGTGGAGTAGGAGGTGGCTACCGCGGAGCTGCCGGTGGAGTAGCCGGCGGCTACGGTGGAGCTGGTGGTGGAACTGCTGGTGGAGTAGCCGGTGGCTACGGCGGAGCTAGTGGTGGAGCTGCGGGTGGAGCAGGAGGCGGCTATGGTGGAGCTGGCGCTGGAGCAGCCGGTGGAGTAGCAGGCGGCTACGGCGGAGCTGGCGCTGGAGCAGCCGGTGGAGTAGCAGGCGGATACGGTGGAGCTGCCGGTGGTGCTGCCGGCGGAGTAGCTGCCGGTGGAGCAGCAGGTGGCTACGGAGCCGGTGGGGCTGCCGGTGGAGTGGGTGGCGGCCGCGGTGTGGCCGGGGGTGTTAGAGGTGCCGGTCTCGTTGGGGGAGGACCCGGCGTGGTGGGTGGCCCTGGAGTCGTTGGTGGAGCGGCGGCCGTCTCTGGGTTCAAGGGTGGTGCCGGATTCAACGGTGGTGCCGCAGGTCAGCAGGCTGGCCAGGGCAGCTTCGCCTATAACGTCGGAGGGTCGGACAAGATGGAGTACGGCCACAGCAGCTCTTATGGTGACTCCAAAAGCTTCGGCATGAGCTCCAGTGAAGGGTTTAACAGGGCCCAGGGACAAGGTAGCCAAGGAGGTGCCTTTAAATCGCACGCTGCGGGAGCTGGCGGAGCGGTCGCAAGTGCCGGAGCCAAGGTTGTCGGCTAA